The genomic interval agcgggagtcctggagctctatatctaaataagcaagagataatgtatagaacgccgttCATGATCGGGAAAATAAGCGCCGACGGGGCGAACCGGTGTTTCAATTCAACGAGTGACCGTGTGTTAACTGGTGACAACAACCGAATGGatcgcttgttgtcgtggctacggcAGCTGTTGGAAATCGGGGAGggtagctgtccttgcgaatgACTCTTTGATGGTTTTCAGTAAAATTTCAAAAACATACCCATCTCATTAGTATATGGAGTCTAATTGGAGAAAACTTGTCACGTAGAATCATTTTAAGCCAAAATGGAAATTGAatggttttttttaaataataaatacggGATTCGAACTAACACCACATTGGGAGAAAATATATTCTAGTTgacattccattccattgtgtcAAAATGgaaattgaatgtttttttttaaataataaatacggGATTCGAACTAACACCACATTGGGAGAAAATGTATTCTAGTTgacattccattccattgtgtcGTTGAGCCATCAGCTGCAGtactaaaaaaaacacaactagtCTTCTTCCTAAGAGCaggaggcagccagatcaacttgtgacccgactgtacatagaaagaaagaaaaaaaaaagtatatatctatatctcaaATTCAATAccttggtagtcaaggcgggggtTAACAAAACACGCTCTTTCGCTATCTtttcggtcgcctgatgtggtgtAGTCTCTTGCACTGGATCATAGGTCCCCCAGTGTCGCCTCACAGAGTGGAATTTTCATGCAATGGGACCTTTTTTAAAGGATTTACGTACAGTTATGTTTGTAAACTaactttttttatattggagCGACTTTTTGTGTTTCGATTTTTGGTCTGCTTGTTTAATTTAATTGCTATGGAGTATCAACCAAAGAAATCCTTTATGCagggaaaaataaaatacaactcACTCTGCTGTACAGTCTCTTTATCCATACCTAAACGTAGATGTAGGGTTTTCAATATGAGCAAGAAAGTTATCTAAAATGCCTGTTTCCTCTTTCAAggttttctttgtcttttttttgtagCAGTTTATGAAGAAAAACTCTTTGTATGGTAATTTGTTGGGTTTTGATTTTATCTCTGGCTCTAAAAACTAAAACTGAATTTTGATGTTTCCAGCTGATCAGAATAAACCAAGGGGGGAGAGAATCACTACTGTCTTCACCAGAGAAGGAGAAAATGCCACCTTACCGTGTCACCTGGATCCTTCGAACCTGAAGTCTCCAGCGTTTGACTGGAAGAAAGGCAGCCAGGAGGTATTCATGTACCAACATGGCATGCCTGATTATACAACCGGCAAGGTGGGACAAGACCCCAAGCTCGAGGGAAGGGTGAGGCTGGTCCCAGGGGGGCTGCAGGCTGGAAAGGCCTCAGTGATCTTGTTTAATGTGACCGAGGAGGACATCGGAGTATACAAGTGTATCCTCCTGCCCCAGGAACGGACAAGTTGGATCGATCTGAAAATGGGTACGTTTTTGGTCCCGTTCGTACAAGTCACTCGCTCCTAGCTCTTACCTTACCTACTTTTTAAGTTAAGGATTCTCCATATAATAAGAGGCTGAAACGGACCTTGATCTATTAGAATATGCATGTTGATTTCTCTGTTAGACCATTGTTGGAAAGTATTTAAATATTAGTACTCAactcaacaaaatataaaacaggtCTAGTCTTTTTTTGATGTCGCATATTATACCTTTTTAAGTCAAATCTACAACACGATACACAAACTGAGTCAAAACAATTAAACCCTTCATATTTCTCCCATCTTATTCACCAACGACCAATCCAATAAATTAATTACACCTCATTCACACTTTATTTTGTCACCGCTATGATTTCCTTTTGTCATTCGATTTTTGCCTATActtttgttgctttttttcTCGTTTCAAGGGCTTAATATTGGACCACACTATCAAAAATGACTGTAAAAAAAGGTTCAAAGTACTAATTTCAATGAGGTATTGAGTCTAGGAAGCCGAAACATTGTTGACCTAAGAAAAAACTGCAAACAGAGCGGTTCATAAATATTCCTCACCAGGGGTAGAGTCTAGGGCCGGGACCTATTGGTAGGGTGGAGGTGTAGGACCACCAGGTAGGCCTAGCAGGTGTAGGGCCAGGCCACACATATCATGATTCTATCCTGACTGagtgccctcctcctcctgcctacAGTTGTGGATCCTCAGTTGATGCTGACTATCGAAGAGGCTCCACTGTCTGCAGGCTGGGCCAGGCTATCGTGTGTCTCTACAGGAGGTCACCCCCAGCCCAGGGGTCTGGAGTGGATGAACCAGGATGGAGCTGTGAAGAATTCAACAAACTCAACACACGGTAGAGGCCACTACCCTCTGCATCTGGACCTGATTGTGAAAGAGCCAGGGAACTACACCTGTCTTGCCTTGCAGGGAGATGTTAAACCTGCTAGCCGTGCAATCCAATTATTTGGTGAGTGTTATAAATTCAGCCGTCTTGGGCCAAGAATGTTTTTTTAGAGTAGCCGTATCTGTAGGATTGTCAAGAACACACAACATGTTTATGTGGTAATCATGCATGGAATAACACTCTTCTTTCCTTTTGTACAGGCAATTGGCAGGCGTCGGCCGGCCATTTTGTATGCGGGATCcttggttttattttatttttcgttGGGGTTTGCATTATAATCGGTTTCacatacaattatttaaaaCCTAATCCATGCGGTATCCATCAACGTTTCAATAGGGATGGTCTCGAATCTATAACAACAGAGGACCCTGATTTAAATGTTAAGGAATGAAACTGTGCCTATTTTCTTTCATACCAATTTTGGCCTGCACAATTCGGGGAAAGATAtgaatcatgaaaaaaaagaatctcacaaaatgtgattttattgcacacatgaaccatgacaaaaaaaataattggcagtaccatacatatttttttggCAGCTCTAGCACGTTGCGTTTCATATGGCCCTTTATAACTGAGTAAAGTGCAGTATCAAAAACggaatgatttattttgtacatatagcagcacattgtatttttttctgtaaCTACTGAACCAAATCCACACAGCTGTAAATTAAGGCTTCAAAAAATATATGCTTGTAATTATACCAATCATGCTGCATGTTGAAAGCAGACGACGGTACAATGTTTCGGTTCACTGGAGGACTGCTCCGAAAACTGCCTGAGGACTCCCTTTGTTCCAGGACCTTtacaccacctcctctatgGACAATTGGAGGGGCTGCCATTACCTGGGCATTGTTGACTTCAGCCTCTTTAAATTACTTCAGACTATTTTATCATCTGTTCTTTCTGTACTGTCTACTTGTACATTGAACAGTTTGTGCTGTATTTCTTGCAGTGTTGCAAGATTCTGTTGTTTCCTGCCCAATTGGTAGTGAAAGTAGTGAAAACgtcacgttgtcctggcaaccggattttctGTTCTAAACAACTGAACGAGatgtgtttctttcaaaatgaaaataaatcaatttcaagaggtgaaaatcactacctaGTAGTGGGTGTAACATATCATAATTAACCTACGTTAAGTGTTGTTCCATACACTGTTGTAGGCATATCGTTCACTGTCGTGGatgttcagggatcgctgtccctttaaatAGTTTTCTTCTTGCAGCGCATTTGGTCTTCCTGTTTTTCTAACGAAATAAACGAGTCACGCATTCGTGTGCTCAACCTGAGAAATTGTCTTTTTCCGTTTAATTCAATTTCCACACTGGTGACCCCGAagttatataaatatacaaataaatatttgcaattttcataaATACATTTGGATGTTACATTTATAaccaaactgttaaacttgaatttataagacgcttttcatttgtgaacttgtttgcatttgtgtgtggactGGTCTGTATTTTTGAGACCCTCCTGACGTGGCTGGATTCACTAATGCATTtctttcaacaaggaactctgtagccaatcagatgactCCCTCGTTGTGACTGGGTGTCAGTGTCgttaactactttaacggcaccgacaatcccaaaacccagtcgaaattagatggaaaaagtgtgtagctaaacgtgacgcagcttttcCTTCTTCGCCACTTAGAGATTTTTATGTACGATGATTCAAAAAACCCATGTTATATCCCGACATTTGACAGAaggaaccgggaggctcggaggctggactcagaggtcagaactgcagtcatgtgattggcggaaaacgagggaggcatctgattggctacagagagttccttgttgaaaaaaatgcatttgtgaatctagtgaggagagtctcaaaaatccacatataaatacagtcctccagttcacacacaaatgcaaacaagttcacaaatgaaaagtgtCTTGTTAATTCAAGTTTTAACAGTATATAAatgcaacaacatccaaatagatttttgcaaatatttttttaaaacaaggcacatttgtgtgtggatcagaaatgtgcttgtgaaacttatttttgcttatggatttattttatatttatacatagcctactgatatccatttgtgtgtgcattgaaatgtatttgtgagaagcgAGTAAATTATAGgctatataaatcacaaaacacatttgtgaatccgtctctgtgcattcattattaatgagactgttctgaccccatacaaACTCTGACCGAAGCGCAGTTCGCGTTGCGGCAGATCACCGCGGATACGACCAAGTAGGCCTACGGTGTGTCGGCTCTCGGAAATTCAACAGCATCCAGAGTGGAGAGCCTCcttaaaaaacaagaaaattcgcactcgggtcgcaccagtgtgcgccccaggccaatggtatcgcttttcttttttgttatcgccacatgattggacaattcagagaatcaatcaaataggctacctcccttaGCAGAATTCGCGCAACACAACTAAATGTAGAGAAGATATAGATAGCTGTAGCAGAGAGtagtaagcactttccacccttttcagtggaggaattggacttaaaaacaaaatatattaacAGAATGAAGCAACtctcccatatttctaactgcatttgaagtagaaactgagactcacaaaaaattaacgctgtaggacagtgatcatgatttgccCGAGACCAGACaccagaccccctgtctatttCTGTGCCCATAGTAGGCTACTCATATGCCAAATGACTATAGGCCCGTAGATCTgttgtgccagtgcattgagcgaGTCAAAGACTGGACCTGCCAACATTTCTTGCAGCTGAATGAGGACCGAGATAATTGTAGTTTTTGCTAAAACTGAAAGGCTTATAATATCCCAACACCGTCattctctgtccctgaaaacctcaagcATAGCCAGACATCTAGGGGTtgtcatggattcagatttgaAATTCGAAAGTcgcatcaaatcagttacaaaatctggcTATTATCCCCTTAATACTTGGAGGGCTCATGTCAACCCAAGGCttacaaaaaaatgtatgccATTATCATATatgtaagcttgattactgctaTGGTCTCCCCCAAAAAATCACATGCTGCTTACATATAAGTCCCTATGGTTTAGGGCCAAAgtatatgcttccactacaaaAGCCTTCTAGAATGTAGACACTTTATACTGTGCATATTCTTACTTTGcctctgttttcttttacttttctattttattttatttcattttattgtgaCGATGTTTTCAATGTGAAGCACTTCGAGTCTGCCTCGTGGATGAAAAGTGCTAAATAACTAAAGTTGCCTGGCCTGATTGTTGTCACGCATTGGCCTTTTACCTGCATgcctattttgtgtgttttgtattaaAGTCAGCTAATTTATGTAAAACACATTTTCTGCTGCTGCCAGTCTCGTTTCAGAGACAGGGTTAAGCTTCTCAGAGAGTAACTCtggaacttttttttatttacctttggattatacatgtatataaaAATGTATCGTGCATAGGcccatatataggcctatatattaaaaaaaaataaagggggaAATTATTCTCGGCCGAAATGGTTTTATTGTGGAATGTTGAATAGTTTAGTCAGGTTATTTAACATGCGGGTATGACTTGGTTGCCAAAAGCAATGTTCATACTGTAGCctacttttaaataaatattctcACAAAGATTAACATCTCTACATTTGTACCTTGCCAATAGTTGGCTACTGTGCAatttcagcagcagcagtatgGTTGTGGTAGTGGGAAGTGAATACAGCTTATTGTGTGACATAGATTTTATTTGTATCGATTGCAAACACGCTGCAGGTATGCAAGAAACAATTGTTGGATTTAAGCGATGCGCCCTAGAAGAGCTTTGTGGCTAGCATTGCCCTGGACGAATGCAGTTAAGCCACAGTACGTCGCTCATAAAAACAGGAGGATTTGGCAGCAGTCTACCTGATTTCTCAACTGcggtcacaactcaaaactaaTGAGTTCGTTGCCCCGGCAACGCCGGGCACGCTGCTCGGTGTGAGACTGCGAGCGGGCTGAACCCCGGGAAAGCGTCACGTGTCATTGAATGGGTAATGGTAGGGCCCGGGTGTGGATTACACATCGGCAGTCCAGCCAGCGCATGCAGACGGGGccaacacattttttttctttctaaaaaaaaaaaggataagaAAATGGTGTCAATGGCGAACAACACACCTAACGCGACTCCTGCGGTAGTTTGCAAACAATCGCCGAAAAATTACCGTAGTgcatttcaaaacaaaactCGCTCGCCGattcaaaagaaagaaaagagacacAGAAAACAGACAATCACGTCGAGACTGAGCGATTCAGGTATCGAGGAGGATTTAAGCGCCCAGAGCCCTGTTGGGACTGTTGTATTATCAGGTGAGGGTCCGTCTTCCACGGGACAGCTCGGCCTGCTCACCTGGCACCAGCACTACGGGAGCGTCGGGTACAAGATACAGAAGGACAACGAGACGCAGTTCCATCTACCCAAGTGCTTGGCGCGCCAGCCACAGGTGGGCCAAGACGCTAAAATAGTGTGATGTTAGACGATGTTTTGTGATATATTTTGAGCAGTTATTGTTCCACTGTACTGTAATAATATAGCCTATAAGCTTATTTTGTCCTTCGTACAATGAAATTACAAATAACAAAATTATGTTAGAACCAGAATATCCCATGCAGTCTAGATATTAACTGTACTGTGTCATTGACTGTGTCCATGCAGGTGACTCCAGAGGCGCGCTGTAAGCTGGTGAGCTGGCTCATCCCTGTGCACAAGTACTTCCGCCTGTCCTTCGAGTGCTGCTGCCTAGCAGTGAACATCATGGACCGGTTCCTGGCGTCTACGGCTGTTGCTGCTGACTGCTTCCAGCTCCTGGGGGTCACCGCTCTGCTACTAGCTAgtaaacaggtgtgtgtgcatgattttGCGCGTGTTGTTGATGCACTTCACCCTCCCTATCTAATCGTATTCATCTTCcatctccccctcacccctagccCCCTAATCCTTCCACAGACCCACTAACCCTCAACCCTAACTattaaactaaccctaacccatttaCCCCTGACCCCTATCCCCTGACCTCCTATCCTTTCACCCCTGACCCCTTACCTGCCGAACCCTAATCCCCTAGCCCCATAAGCCTGAACCTCTTCCCCCTAAGTGTTACCcgctaacccctgacccctcccctaGGTGGAGGTGTTCTCCCCGCGGATCAGCCAGCTCCTGGGCCTGTGTTGCCATGCCTTCTCCAAGCAGCAGCTCTGCAACCTGGAGTGCCTCATCCTGCTGCGGCTCCGCTTCCGCCTGGCCGCCCCCACCCTGGCCTTCTTCCTGGAGTACAACATCCTCTGCAGTGAGGCCGTCGGCGCGGGCAGCGGGTCACCGTCGGCCCGCTGGGAGATGAGACGCTCCCCGCGACGCAGCGACCTCGCCAGGAGGATATGCGAGCTGAGTCTGGCGGACTACGCCTTCAACAGGTACCTGCCCTCCCTGACGGCCGTGTGCGCGATGAGACTCTCCCTAGAGCTCCTGGCGGCCGGGGGGCAGCCGGAAGAACCCAACGCGCGCATGAGCTGCACACATGACCTCATCCAGTCAGAGAAGGGGACACTCTCGGGGACGTCTGAGGGCGAGCTCTCAGAGGGTGAGCAGTTATGGATGGACTGCACGCCTGACGAGTCGGGCGACGGCCCCGGGCACTCAGCGGAGGGCTTTGGGCCAGAGGAGCCGGGCCCCCTGTCGGGGGGTCTGGACGGCAGGACCAGCCGCAGACAGAACCTCGCCCTGGAGTGCACAGAGAACTTGAAGCTGTTGGTGTCGCTCAACCGAGAGACGATACAGGCAATGTTGACGACGTCATGAGATCGATGCGTCTCACGATGTCAACGCGGCGATCCAGTATTTCAATTATTAATCATGTTAAACCTTAGGAAATGAGGAAATACACTGCAGTCTCAATGTTTACAGACATCTGAGGGAGGCTTTATGAAGTAAAGgatattttgttgtgttgaaaTATCCATATACCTCATAGATGTTTTCGTAATCGTTGATGTGAGTTTGAATAGCTTTTGTTCTAGAGttgttgaatttatttattttctatacaATTTGGTTAACCATTCATGAATTTTGTAGTTTTGTATGCAAATCCCAATTATGAAAATTcaataaatgaaatgtaatgCAATAAAAGACTGAGAGCCTATCGCTTCACTTGAATGTTATTAATGAAACTAAATAGCATTTCAAGAAAAATAATATGTTCATGTTATTGTGATcgagtaaataaaaataaatccagaGGGGAGGTTGGGGTTGAAGAAAAATAAGtaaactttttattttcaaatattggTGCAAGCGATATCTCATTCTGATTTTCTCATGCTCTGAATATTTAGCATTTTAGTGTTTGTTGTATTGGCTACTGCATAGACGTCCAATAATGTTTATCCTATTAGTAGCCATTGTCATGTCATGTTACCAATGCATATTTTGTCAAATAAAGTCATGTTACGTCAATAATGTATCAATCCACgtttattcaaaaaaaaaaaaaaaatatatatatatagacagaaATGCATACAGACTAGAGCTGTCAAACTGACGACCACACAGGTGCATTCAGCGTCGAGGGCCAAACAGACACGCTCGTGTTTGCGTACAAACAGACATTTGTCACGATTGTTTGTCGAACTGTCTGCAGTAATTGCTCTTTGCCATTTCCTTTTCCTATTCGTAATCAATCGAGGTCATGCACTTTAAACAAATAGTAAATCAACATTAACGCACACGTTGCCGATGAAGCCTATCCCTTAATAACAAACGTCTTCCTTACGAAATTCATTCGCATAGCGCGCCAACATTTGTCACCAAAAATGTGTTCCCTAAGCGCACGGCGGTGAGTGGCACCTGGTGTAGTGGCGCGACTTTGCGCGGTCCCACTCCACACCGGACCAGGAAAACCGTTATGCTGCACACATATCTCcgaggacgcacacacacttactcccTGGAGACGCATTCAAACACGCTGATTGGCCTGAAAACGTGGGGCCGCGGCACTCAGCCACATGAACCGGGAAAATGTCGACTATATTAACTTTAAAAAACACCATTTACTTCCCCAGTCGTCCTCCGGTTCTCTGTCGCAACACACTGATTTATTAAGATGCAAAAGGAGAGAAAATCACTTGGCAGCATTTGCCCGAACAAAATGGGACCACTTTGCAGGAGAGCAAAGAAAAAGGTATGCTACAGGGCTTCATCTTCTCTCCATCGGCATATCTTGAATGAAACAACGATTGCTATTATATTGTTGCTGAGATGCTGTTTTACTCGCAGGGTATGGTGTTGATGCCGAGGAGCAGCAGTCCGGAGCCAGTGTTCGTCGACAAGATGCAATGCGTCGTAGAgcaaggtaaacaaacacaaaagccaTGTGTCTCACAAGAAGCATATATGCTGTTCTGATGCATTGAATAGGAAATGCGTAGGACTAATTATCGACTAACATTGGGTGTCTTCTTCTACAGCATTTGCAACAATTGCATGGGATGATCTGGATGATTGCGCATCTGTCCTGCACATGGAGAGTGACTCTCTTGGCTCACAGGTATGGACAATTTCCTTTGGtaaataataattacataatTATGACGAGATATTTCTTATAGAAAAGGGCGGTGAGAGTGTTGGATGCTAAACGGACGTAGTTGAAAAAAAGTGGAAGTAGACGAGGTTAATGTTTGACGCGTGACACGGAGTGATGGCATTCTGCACGTATCGCAGCGCAGCGTGCTCGTGCCACGTTTCCCCTAATTCGTTCGACCTCACAAGTTATGTCAACAAACTGCCTTAAAGGCTCAATTCATCAGACGGTCA from Gadus morhua chromosome 11, gadMor3.0, whole genome shotgun sequence carries:
- the ccno gene encoding cyclin-O, with the translated sequence MVGPGCGLHIGSPASACRRGQHIFFLSKKKKDKKMVSMANNTPNATPAVVCKQSPKNYRSAFQNKTRSPIQKKEKRHRKQTITSRLSDSGIEEDLSAQSPVGTVVLSGEGPSSTGQLGLLTWHQHYGSVGYKIQKDNETQFHLPKCLARQPQVTPEARCKLVSWLIPVHKYFRLSFECCCLAVNIMDRFLASTAVAADCFQLLGVTALLLASKQVEVFSPRISQLLGLCCHAFSKQQLCNLECLILLRLRFRLAAPTLAFFLEYNILCSEAVGAGSGSPSARWEMRRSPRRSDLARRICELSLADYAFNRYLPSLTAVCAMRLSLELLAAGGQPEEPNARMSCTHDLIQSEKGTLSGTSEGELSEGEQLWMDCTPDESGDGPGHSAEGFGPEEPGPLSGGLDGRTSRRQNLALECTENLKLLVSLNRETIQAMLTTS